From the Oleiphilus messinensis genome, one window contains:
- a CDS encoding substrate-binding periplasmic protein encodes MTGFLLIPLLPVSFKLLAGILLLLSASWSIAQAQTKYVIGVESIDFYPYFGTENDEYAGFARELLDSFAKSKGYVFTYRRLPIARLFVEFLNERTVDFKYPDNPYWKARVKKGLGVTYSTPIVDYISGVMVLPENRGKGPSQLRVLGTLRGFTPKPDLRALIEKGQVRIAENNTPDGVLQQVLLKWIDGAFLNTAVARYQLKTVLKKPNSLVFDPALPHVRSSYYFSTIKYPQLITEFNHFMEQEKIIVAEIKDKYDVEAE; translated from the coding sequence GTGACTGGGTTTCTTTTGATTCCATTGCTTCCGGTTTCATTCAAACTACTGGCTGGAATTTTGTTATTATTGAGTGCCAGTTGGAGTATTGCCCAGGCCCAAACGAAGTATGTAATCGGCGTAGAGAGTATTGATTTCTATCCCTACTTCGGAACTGAAAATGATGAATATGCTGGGTTTGCCAGAGAGTTGCTGGATTCATTTGCGAAATCCAAAGGCTATGTCTTCACCTATCGACGATTACCTATCGCTCGTTTGTTTGTAGAATTTCTGAATGAAAGAACTGTAGACTTCAAATATCCTGACAACCCATACTGGAAAGCCCGCGTGAAAAAAGGTTTAGGGGTTACCTATTCAACGCCGATCGTCGATTATATTTCAGGGGTTATGGTGCTGCCCGAAAACCGAGGGAAGGGGCCCTCGCAACTCAGGGTATTGGGTACGCTGCGAGGGTTTACGCCGAAGCCGGATCTGAGAGCACTGATCGAGAAAGGACAGGTCCGGATTGCAGAAAACAACACGCCAGATGGCGTATTACAGCAAGTGCTGCTTAAATGGATTGATGGTGCATTTCTGAATACTGCCGTGGCACGATATCAACTCAAAACGGTTCTAAAAAAACCGAATAGTCTGGTCTTCGACCCGGCGTTGCCCCATGTTCGAAGTTCTTATTATTTCTCCACAATCAAATACCCCCAGCTCATCACAGAATTCAACCACTTCATGGAACAAGAAAAGATAATTGTGGCTGAAATCAAGGATAAGTATGACGTGGAGGCGGAATAG
- a CDS encoding DUF2938 domain-containing protein has translation MNTLLYILTIGIGATVVMDLWGALRKPLLGIPPANYGMVGRWIGHMTNGRFIHTAIAQSSPIPGEHIIGWAIHYLTGVAFAGLLVAIWGSNWIQNPSIGPALAVGIGTILAPFLLMQPGMGAGIAASRTPNPAASRIQSLITHAIFGFGLFLSGYIVQLFLPE, from the coding sequence ATGAATACTCTACTTTACATACTGACGATTGGTATCGGTGCCACGGTGGTGATGGATCTATGGGGCGCGCTCCGCAAACCACTTCTGGGGATACCACCGGCAAACTACGGGATGGTTGGACGTTGGATTGGTCATATGACCAATGGTCGTTTTATTCACACTGCGATAGCACAATCGTCTCCGATACCTGGCGAACATATCATCGGCTGGGCCATCCACTACCTGACCGGGGTCGCCTTCGCAGGGCTACTGGTGGCGATATGGGGGAGCAATTGGATACAGAATCCAAGTATAGGTCCCGCGCTTGCCGTAGGTATCGGTACCATTTTAGCCCCCTTCCTCCTGATGCAACCCGGAATGGGTGCAGGCATTGCGGCTTCCCGAACACCAAACCCAGCGGCATCGCGAATACAGAGTCTTATAACGCACGCGATTTTCGGGTTTGGTTTATTTCTGTCTGGTTACATCGTTCAGCTATTTTTACCTGAATAA
- a CDS encoding leucine-rich repeat domain-containing protein, translated as MKELLSSFVLILMMVQLSGCQDSNSGNKQNTATPDNVPITELVIADEQLQRCIFDNASKEEWIYTEEVVQLRCDSRHDGIRDISDLRKLFNLRSLSLDLSDMNVIEPSILPHLEMLSIRADQPKEINLTHLSQLVSLSLVVENMSAIDLSSQARLRYLSLINHSLTELDLSQNEQLEELVLEVSIDSIILPQLQQLRSLNLSNSANSILDLSGVNLRSLSIRNSAVTSLDLREQTQLVQIDASYSALQQVDFPLNSPLRYLNLTGSSVKHVDLSALSELRYVDISDASLQEVVLGDHRYLTDLKLTNNQLTHVSLLGAGQLKNLDVSGNLLESLSVSGSNKLFSLHASNNHLRTLDLTDFKKLTILTLSGNQLKTVDLSHSTYLRFVQLQYSETESLKFPSLFNVNPEFNFTGNPLSAETIEIIENEIAPKGVKVVY; from the coding sequence ATGAAGGAATTACTGAGTAGTTTCGTTTTAATTTTGATGATGGTTCAGCTGAGCGGTTGTCAAGATTCAAATTCGGGAAACAAACAAAACACGGCCACACCCGATAATGTGCCAATAACTGAACTTGTTATAGCAGACGAACAATTGCAACGCTGTATTTTTGACAATGCCAGCAAGGAAGAGTGGATTTACACCGAGGAGGTGGTTCAACTACGGTGTGATTCTCGTCATGACGGTATTCGTGATATCTCCGACCTAAGAAAGTTGTTTAATTTGCGTTCTCTCAGTTTGGATCTTTCAGATATGAACGTAATCGAGCCTAGCATTTTGCCTCATCTAGAGATGCTGAGTATTCGAGCTGATCAGCCGAAAGAAATTAATTTAACCCACTTATCTCAATTAGTCAGTCTGAGTCTTGTTGTTGAAAATATGTCGGCAATTGATTTGAGTTCACAAGCCCGTTTGCGATATTTGTCCCTGATTAACCATAGCTTGACTGAGCTCGATCTTTCACAAAACGAGCAACTCGAAGAGTTAGTGCTTGAAGTTAGTATCGATAGCATCATACTTCCCCAGTTGCAGCAGCTGAGATCGCTGAATCTATCGAATAGTGCGAATTCGATACTGGATTTATCCGGTGTCAATCTGCGTTCCCTGTCCATAAGAAACAGTGCCGTGACGTCACTGGATCTACGAGAACAAACTCAACTTGTGCAAATCGATGCCAGTTATAGTGCATTGCAACAAGTTGATTTTCCGTTGAATAGCCCACTCAGATACTTGAACTTAACCGGATCAAGTGTGAAGCATGTTGATTTGTCTGCACTTTCCGAGCTGCGCTATGTTGATATCTCCGATGCGAGCCTACAAGAGGTTGTATTAGGTGATCATCGTTATTTGACCGACCTCAAGTTAACAAACAATCAACTGACCCATGTAAGTTTGTTGGGGGCAGGTCAGCTGAAAAACCTGGATGTGAGCGGTAACTTACTGGAAAGTCTATCTGTTTCCGGATCCAATAAACTGTTTAGCTTGCATGCTTCGAATAACCACTTACGGACTTTGGATTTAACTGATTTCAAGAAACTCACAATATTGACTCTATCTGGTAATCAACTCAAAACCGTAGATTTATCGCACTCGACTTACCTACGCTTTGTCCAGTTACAATATAGTGAAACGGAGTCTCTGAAGTTTCCAAGCCTGTTTAACGTTAATCCAGAATTTAATTTTACGGGTAACCCCTTAAGTGCTGAGACGATTGAAATAATTGAAAATGAAATTGCGCCTAAAGGGGTGAAAGTAGTGTATTGA
- a CDS encoding MAPEG family protein: protein MNEIDQGQILLPALALVGLTFIVLLLIPYRRFKAASERKVTSKDFALGESGHVPAYVALPNRNYMNLLELPVLFYFACTLYFLLETVDLIALVLAWGFVFLRIVHSVIHLSYNNVMHRLVAFASSNLVLAVMWIFLVPTILDVAIGNGQQG, encoded by the coding sequence ATGAATGAAATTGATCAAGGCCAAATATTATTACCGGCACTGGCATTGGTTGGCTTGACCTTTATTGTTCTGCTGCTGATTCCTTATCGACGCTTCAAGGCGGCTTCTGAACGAAAGGTGACGTCAAAAGACTTTGCGTTGGGAGAATCCGGGCATGTCCCCGCGTATGTCGCGTTGCCTAACCGGAACTACATGAACTTACTCGAATTACCGGTACTCTTTTATTTTGCATGTACGCTCTACTTCTTACTGGAGACCGTTGACTTGATCGCATTGGTTTTAGCATGGGGGTTCGTCTTCCTGCGTATTGTGCACAGCGTAATACACCTTTCATACAATAATGTTATGCATCGATTAGTTGCGTTTGCTTCAAGCAACCTTGTTCTCGCCGTGATGTGGATATTCCTCGTGCCAACCATTTTGGACGTTGCGATAGGGAATGGACAGCAAGGCTAA
- a CDS encoding exonuclease domain-containing protein, protein MSAFMIDIESDGPIPGDYSMISFGAVLVNDELDKSFYGKLRPISENWIPDALAVSGFSREECLGFDDPKSVMESFSIWLKENSNGKPLFYSDNNGFDWQFINWYFYHFTGNNPFGFSSTNIGSLYKGLVGDTFKNFKHLRKTKHTHNPVDDAMGNAEALLHMKNEMGLKISLK, encoded by the coding sequence ATGTCAGCATTTATGATTGATATAGAAAGCGATGGACCGATACCGGGTGATTATTCAATGATATCTTTTGGTGCAGTTCTGGTTAACGATGAGCTTGATAAGTCGTTTTACGGCAAGCTTCGTCCAATCAGTGAAAATTGGATTCCTGACGCTTTGGCTGTATCAGGTTTTTCGCGCGAGGAATGTTTAGGGTTTGATGATCCTAAGTCTGTGATGGAATCGTTTTCGATATGGCTCAAAGAAAATAGCAATGGGAAACCGTTATTCTACAGTGATAATAATGGTTTTGATTGGCAGTTTATAAATTGGTACTTTTACCATTTTACGGGCAATAATCCATTTGGGTTCAGTTCTACTAATATCGGCTCTTTGTACAAAGGTCTTGTAGGCGATACGTTCAAGAACTTCAAGCATCTAAGAAAAACAAAGCATACACATAATCCAGTTGATGATGCTATGGGTAACGCTGAAGCATTATTGCATATGAAAAACGAAATGGGCCTAAAAATCAGTTTAAAATGA
- a CDS encoding VOC family protein: MITSIAHATIYVLNQDEALDFYKNKLGFEVGDDMKVEGGFRWLTVYPKSKSQLQLVLAEPKEGPMFTKDSAEKIRRLIKEGAFGAGVFETENCQKTYEELVAKGVEFIQPPTEQLYGVEAMGIDNSGNWFSLVQRKK; this comes from the coding sequence ATGATTACATCCATAGCGCATGCAACAATATATGTACTTAATCAGGACGAAGCGCTTGATTTTTACAAAAACAAGCTCGGTTTCGAGGTCGGTGATGATATGAAAGTGGAAGGGGGCTTTCGATGGCTAACGGTATATCCGAAATCTAAATCACAACTTCAGCTGGTATTGGCAGAGCCAAAAGAGGGGCCGATGTTCACCAAAGACTCTGCCGAAAAAATACGACGTTTAATTAAAGAAGGCGCATTTGGCGCGGGCGTGTTCGAAACTGAAAATTGCCAAAAAACGTATGAAGAGCTTGTGGCTAAAGGAGTGGAATTTATCCAGCCACCTACAGAACAGCTTTATGGCGTTGAAGCTATGGGCATAGACAACTCTGGGAACTGGTTTAGTTTGGTTCAACGGAAGAAATAA
- a CDS encoding helix-turn-helix domain-containing protein, translating into MATNYKFKRLNAGRDFIADNYQAPLSLSGIAKYSNMSPYHFLRVFKDTYGETPNEFLIRLRVEKAKKMLITENLSVSEICEKVGYISLGSFSSLFLKQVGMAPTLYRRKLWALSTEAYRFPSQAIPACYAYHFLGKLAN; encoded by the coding sequence ATGGCTACGAACTATAAATTTAAAAGGTTGAATGCTGGCAGGGATTTTATTGCTGATAATTATCAAGCGCCGCTCAGCTTATCCGGTATAGCAAAGTACTCAAATATGTCCCCCTATCATTTTTTGCGTGTTTTCAAGGATACTTATGGAGAAACACCCAACGAATTCTTGATTCGGCTTAGAGTCGAAAAAGCCAAGAAAATGCTGATTACGGAAAATTTGAGCGTCTCAGAAATTTGCGAGAAAGTGGGATACATAAGTCTTGGTAGCTTTTCTTCATTGTTTTTAAAACAAGTTGGTATGGCACCTACTTTATATCGTCGTAAGCTTTGGGCTTTGTCTACTGAAGCATACCGTTTTCCCTCGCAGGCTATACCGGCATGTTATGCCTACCATTTTTTGGGAAAGTTGGCTAATTGA
- a CDS encoding tyrosine-type recombinase/integrase, translated as MRYSYAIHLLEYGLNLRTLQHLLGHASPDTTAIYLAPVILNTMVKNGTF; from the coding sequence CTGCGCTACAGTTATGCAATCCACCTGCTTGAGTATGGATTAAATCTGCGAACACTGCAGCACTTATTAGGCCATGCCAGCCCCGATACTACGGCGATCTACTTGGCCCCCGTCATCCTGAATACGATGGTCAAGAATGGAACTTTCTGA
- a CDS encoding type II toxin-antitoxin system VapB family antitoxin, which translates to MRTNIIIDDDLMEQARKATGLTTKREIVEEGLMLLVKRKKQQAIRDLRGAVTWEGDLDEMRGRK; encoded by the coding sequence ATGAGAACCAACATTATAATAGATGACGATTTAATGGAACAGGCCCGAAAAGCTACAGGCCTCACTACAAAGAGAGAAATTGTTGAAGAAGGCCTCATGCTCTTGGTTAAAAGAAAAAAACAACAAGCAATAAGAGACTTAAGAGGCGCTGTAACTTGGGAGGGAGATCTTGATGAAATGAGAGGTCGAAAATGA
- the vapC gene encoding type II toxin-antitoxin system VapC family toxin has product MILVDTSVWIDYFNKQENVQTNILDAAIIDGTVAMGDLIFLEILQGFRDDKDYKKVKTHLATLDQYELFGKDMVFKSAENYRALRKKGITIRATTDVIIATYCIENDIPLLFIDKDFKPFVKHLGLISAAS; this is encoded by the coding sequence ATGATCCTGGTGGATACCAGCGTATGGATAGACTACTTTAACAAACAAGAAAATGTACAAACTAACATTCTTGATGCCGCAATTATTGACGGCACCGTAGCAATGGGTGACCTAATTTTTCTTGAAATATTGCAGGGTTTTAGAGACGACAAAGACTATAAAAAGGTTAAAACTCATTTAGCCACGCTAGATCAGTATGAGCTATTCGGAAAAGATATGGTGTTCAAAAGCGCTGAAAATTACCGAGCATTAAGAAAAAAAGGAATTACAATAAGAGCAACGACTGATGTAATAATAGCCACCTACTGTATAGAAAATGACATTCCACTACTGTTTATAGATAAAGACTTTAAACCTTTCGTCAAGCATTTAGGTTTAATTTCGGCCGCTTCTTGA
- a CDS encoding type II toxin-antitoxin system ParD family antitoxin — protein MSKNTSITLGQHFDGFISKQIKDGRYASASEVVRAGLRLLEDNEHKIAVLRKMLEEGEQSGTVEYNFESFMNELDDELG, from the coding sequence ATGAGTAAAAATACGAGTATAACACTAGGGCAGCATTTTGATGGTTTCATTTCCAAACAAATTAAAGACGGTCGCTATGCTTCTGCCAGCGAGGTAGTACGAGCAGGATTAAGGCTACTTGAGGATAATGAACATAAAATCGCAGTGCTTCGTAAAATGCTCGAAGAAGGAGAACAAAGCGGAACTGTTGAATACAATTTTGAAAGCTTTATGAATGAATTAGACGACGAGCTTGGCTGA
- a CDS encoding type II toxin-antitoxin system RelE/ParE family toxin, translating to MGGFKLTRKAREDLKSIAIYTQKKWGKNQRVIYIKQFDDAFHMLTKKPDTGKPCDYIKPGYRKFPNSSHLIFYREISDNYSEIVRILHKRMDVEQELA from the coding sequence ATGGGTGGATTTAAATTAACCCGAAAAGCACGTGAAGACCTAAAGTCTATAGCTATATATACACAAAAAAAATGGGGTAAAAACCAACGCGTAATCTATATTAAACAATTTGATGATGCATTCCATATGCTCACGAAAAAGCCAGATACTGGCAAACCCTGTGATTACATAAAGCCTGGATATAGAAAATTCCCAAACTCAAGTCACTTAATCTTTTATCGCGAAATCTCTGACAATTACAGTGAAATTGTTCGTATACTCCACAAGAGAATGGACGTTGAGCAAGAACTCGCCTGA